The genomic region AAGACGGCTTAAGGAAAAAATGGGCGTTCGGCTCTTCCACATCACAATCAATAAACTGCACCGGCTCTTCTTGAGCCAGCACATGCGCTAAGTTTACCGCTACAGTTGTCTTGCCTGTTCCGCCCTTACCGCTGGCTATTG from Bacillota bacterium harbors:
- a CDS encoding P-loop NTPase, encoding MRVAIASGKGGTGKTTVAVNLAHVLAQEEPVQFIDCDVEEPNAHFFLKPS